In Frederiksenia canicola, the sequence TTTGGAAAAGGCGGATTGGGCGGCTTAATGAAGCAAGCTCAACAAATGCAAGAACGTATGCAAAAAATGCAAGAAGAGATCGCACAGCTTGAAGTGACGGGGGAATCAGGAGCTGGTTTGGTGAAAATCACGATTAACGGCGCACATAATTGCCGTCGTATTGAAAT encodes:
- a CDS encoding YbaB/EbfC family nucleoid-associated protein: MFGKGGLGGLMKQAQQMQERMQKMQEEIAQLEVTGESGAGLVKITINGAHNCRRIEIDPSLMEDDKEMLEDLIAAAFNDAVRRAEELQKEKMASVTAGIQLPPGMKMPF